In one Mucilaginibacter sp. PAMB04168 genomic region, the following are encoded:
- a CDS encoding PIN domain-containing protein — protein MHQLFVIDTVGFINYFNAFFGEKRILSARASNIIDKCLSPDFPNYKLIIPSIVLIEVFEKQLRTDERSEEFKYTILKPLIDNSDVEIKGIEEEVVEVFSRINDYGIKIENHDKIILSSALQMEVPLITKDGKIQSYLNKTKEIAHFF, from the coding sequence ATGCATCAACTTTTCGTTATTGATACCGTCGGATTTATAAATTATTTCAATGCCTTCTTTGGTGAAAAGCGAATTTTATCTGCTAGAGCTTCAAATATAATTGATAAATGTCTAAGCCCAGATTTTCCAAATTATAAGCTAATTATTCCGAGCATTGTTTTAATTGAAGTATTTGAAAAACAACTTAGAACAGACGAAAGATCGGAGGAGTTTAAGTACACAATATTAAAACCCCTCATAGATAACTCCGATGTAGAAATTAAGGGGATCGAAGAAGAGGTCGTAGAGGTCTTCAGCAGAATTAATGACTACGGCATTAAAATTGAAAATCACGATAAGATAATTTTATCATCAGCACTACAAATGGAAGTTCCATTAATAACAAAAGATGGAAAAATTCAGTCCTATTTAAATAAAACTAAAGAAATTGCACACTTCTTTTAG